The Serinus canaria isolate serCan28SL12 chromosome Z, serCan2020, whole genome shotgun sequence genomic interval CATGGGGGGCAGCACATCTGTGGCAGCGGGGGGAGAAGCGATGGGTTTCTTTGGGCTCAAGCCTCCGGCAGTCACAGGCAGGCTAACTGGGGCTGAGctcacagcagggccagcaaAGTTGGGTCCCCCAAAACTGAGGTGTTTTATGGGGACTCCCAAAGGGGTGTTGGAGTGAGCCAGTCTCAGCCACACTGGTCGGctggctgccacagctggaCCCCAGTGCCTGCCCCACCAGGGCTGGCCAGGGTCCCCCAGTCCAGGAGAAAAGATATTGCAAAGAAGGTGATGGCCGATCCTGCCGCCAGGAtaggaggggaggggaggggtgaCTGGGGACCGGAACATCCTGCAGGGCCTCAGGATCCTGGTTGGGGGCTGGCTCCGCTCCGTAAACCTGCAGGAACCAACAAGAGAAACAGTGAGTTTTCAACAAACTACGCCACTTCCCTCAGGAGAGGCAACACCCTTACGATGGCCTCAAAAACCAGCTCCTCCTACTCTGGGAGACAAGGGGATGATGCCCTTGCCTGAGACATTGGGACAGCCTCTCACCATCCTGGCACCCCATGAGACCCAAAGTATCCCCCATCCCCTCTCTGGAGCAGCACTTACAGAGCAGGAAGCGTCGCAGGTTCTGCGCGGATCCCCCCGAGAGTAGGTAAGCCCAGGCAGCGGCAGCAGCCATCAGCAGGTAGGAGGGCACCAGGCTGCCCACGTACAGGGGGTTGCAAAATGACTGCAGAGAGACGCATGAGAAGAGAAGGgtgagcaggcaggagaggacagggacaggatgtGTGGCAGTGTCATCACCTCAGTGAATGGAGTGGGACAGGCGGCACCAACCCCAGGATTTGGTTTGTGAAGGGCCAGCTCCTTTACTAGTGCCAAAGGCTATtttctcccagcacagggaccagTACTCTGAATACAGGTCCCAGCAGAGAACCCTGCTCCCAGTTACTCACCAACCCCGAAACAGTGAGATGCATGATAACGACTGCTGCGATCTCCCACCAGCGCCGGTGCTCGCAGCCGTGAAAGAAGAGGATCCCCCAGAAGGTGTGAAGGAAAATCAGCACCATGGTCATAAAAGCtgcagggagaagcagaggtGTCAACAGGGAATCACCCACTTGACCTAGCCAGCAGACatggggaagggatggagatGAATGAGTAAAGGGAGGGTAGAGGAACAGCCTGGCTggactgggaggtgctgggtCACTCCACATGAGGTAGACACGAAAAGAAGAGCAGGGAGGGCCACATGAAACAGCAAGAAGGGCTTGCCACAGAGATATGTGACAGGGGACTATAAGGGTCTCAGGTAGGTGAGGGTGCAGTGTGGACAAGACAACATAAGAAGGAAAACTCCAGCAGCCCATCTGCTACATCTGAGGTGGGCCAGAGATGTGAGCAAAGGGTGCCAGTTACTCACCTGAGGTCAGGAAATACAGCTGTGAATCCCCATGGatgcccacagtgccaggcCCTAACGCGTCTGCCAGGAGATTGATCATGGAGAAGGCGCCACTCATGAGACCAAAGCCCACGCCAGCCACTGccgggacagggacactgtTGAACCCTGAACCTCCCAAGGGTAACCCCACGCACCTCAGAGCAGGCTTTGGCATGAGAAATCTCCCTTTACTGCCAGCAccagcctcagccctgcccagccttgcCCCCTGCCCCACGGTCAGGGTGCTCTACTTTGCACAGCACTCACCATATGCCATTTGCTGAATGGAAATGGGGGAGCAGCCATCCTCACTGAGGGCCACCAGCCCCTCAATGGCCTTCCTGTGGAGACAGAGCACactggagcccagcacagccaagccaCCTCCTGAGGCATGGTGCAGTGTTCACTCTGCACCATGCCACCTTCCTGGCAACCTCCCCCTCCCCAAGCAACATCCACCACGGAGACTGATCGTGTGACTGTACCACCAGACAAACCAGGCATGTGAAAATCACGTGAGGCCACAAAGAAAGATTTTCCACAGAGGAATGCAGGtgccagccagcctggcagagcagggctggtgtgagCAGGACGTTGGGTGTAAGGCAAGCAGCACCCCCGCATGGAAagcagccccactgcaggcGTGGGAGGCTGTACCTGATCTCCGCACTTAAAGAAGACGTTGACTAACATTGGAGGAGGTGCAGGAAGAGCTCGAAGAGTTAGAAAAATTCAATGGGGAGAGAAACTGTGAGAGGAGAGACTTCATAATTTGTACCAACTAGAGGTGTGACAGGTGAGGAGGATGCCAGGCAGGTCCCCAGCCTAGGCAGGACAGCAGTGCTTGGGACCGGAGATCCACAAGGCAAAGGAAACGCAGTGGTTTATGTGAGAGGCTGCTCCGTGGAGCTCTGCTACCCTCTGCCTGCCCGCCTCCGGCAGTGCCCTGCCGCAGGGAGCCTGCCGACACAGCTCCCCCCCTGCATTCTTCCAGGAAGACCGGGGAGTATGAAGGACACcttcctgtgcctgcctgcccaGTCCCAGCACAGTGTCCATCCATCCACACGTCAGGGTGCAGCACgtgctcccccagcagcagaaacccCTGAGCTCCAAGACAGTAGAAGGCTGGaagctgcccaggctgctctgacacTGTGACATGGGCTGCTCAATCAGGGCACGAGATCCTCCAGACCTtagggctgctctgccccaccaCCTGAGACTCACTAAGGTCAATACACTGAAACAGGTGCCACCCACGTGCTCAGGGAAAGCACTGAGGCAGCTTTCCACCACACTTGGCACTCCCCCCAGTCCAGCAGCTCACAGACAAAACCTGGCACCACCACAGCTGGGAAGAGCATCCAGCAGCGGTGGCACAGTGGGGGAGATGCCATTACCTGAGGAGCTTGTAGTAAAGGAAGCGGAaggcctcctgcagcagcacagagaacatCACCCCAAAAATCAGGAGCCCCTTCTGCAGCCGCTCATCTTGGGGGTCGCTGGCTTTCACTGCGATAAACCAGATGAGGgatgagagcagcagtgacaccagcCAGAAGAAAGCCCTGGAAGAGACAGAGCTTGCTGGCACCGGTGCTGTGCCAGAGCCCCTGCCATGCTGGGactggcactggcagctgtgtcccagccttGCCCATTCTCCAACCAGCACCAGCGCCATTCTGGTACCGGTGCTGGGCAGGTGGTGCCTGGATGGgtctcactgctgtgctgtgcctgcacaccTGCCCCACTAGTCACCAGAACTGGCACCAGTGCCCCTGTTGTGCCCACAGCAGTACCagcacctgtgccaggctcaTATCCATGCCAGTACCAGTTCCAGTACCACATCCTTCTGCTCCCACAGTGGCACTGGTAACAGTTTCCCAGCTGCACACATGCACCAGTGCCATTACCAACCCTCCACTGGTACTGTATGAGCTCTCATGTCTACGATGTGCTGTGACAGTATGACAAACAACGCTGGTGCTCCTGTCGTGCAAGCAACAGCACTAGTGTGAGTACTGGTGACACCAGTGAGCCCACAACAGCACCAGAACGGATACTGGTGACCACCAGTGAGCCCACAACAGCACCAGAATGGATACTGGTGACTCCAGTGAGCCCACAACAGCACCAGAACGGATATACTGGTGACTCCAGTGAGCCCACAACAGCACCAGAACGGATATACTGGTGACTCCAGTGAGCCCACAACAGCACCAGAACGGGTACTGGTGACTCCAGTGAGCCCACAACAGCACCAGAACGGATACTGGTGACTCCAGTGAGCCCACAACAGCACCAGAACGGATACTGGTGACTCCAGTGAGCCCACAACAGCACCAGTGTGAGTACTGGCGTGCCTGCTGCAGCTACGACGGTGCCTCAGCCAGCACCAGTCACATGCCTATCACACCCCTGATGCCACCACCACCCTGTCACACCCATACTGGTACCAGCACTCCTGTCACGCCCATACCGTACCAGCACCGCCACTGGTACCAGCTCCCCTGTCGCGACTACAGTGATCgtgctgaggcactgggacCAGCAGCCCATTACATCCGAACTGGGACCAGGACCAGCAGCAGAATCAGTGCCCCCGCCACGATGGTTCTGGTAGCAGCACCGGAGCTGGTCCCAGCGCCCCGCCACGCGCGCGCCGCTCCCGGAGCCGATCCTGGTCCCGCAGCCCggcagcaccagagcccccAGCGCTGACTGACCCGGCGATGAGGATGATAATGCGGAGCGGGTCGCGGGCGATGGTGAAGATGAAGAGGCCGAAGGCGGGCCCGAAGGCGATGAAGGTGCACCCGAAGAATACGGCGAGCGTCATTTCGGCGGGAGAGGGGACACGGGACCGGGGTCAGACCCGGAGCTCGGACCGGACGGGCCCCGCGGCCCCTTCCCCCTCCGCCGCCCTTCCGGGGCCGATGACGTCACACCTgcgcgcgccgccgccgccggaaGCAGCGTCCCGGGGCGGGCCCGCGGGGCGGGCCCAGGCCCTTCAGTCACGGCAGGTGTTGGGTGCTGGGAAAGGCCCAGGCGGATGGGGTCGGGCACCGGGACGGCCTCACGAGATTAGGAGTCGCAGCATcaccctggcagagctcaagaagcGTCTGGTGAAGGCTCTCTGGCGCACGGCGTGAGCCTCGGGGGggcctgtgcaggagcaggagctgtacTCGATGGTCCCcgtgggtccctcccagcttGGCGTGCCCCGTGATCCCGTGGGGACGCAGCCTGCGTCCAGGGGAGCTTGGCCTCATCCCCACTGCCACCTCTAGAGTGGGGCCCTGCGCGGCTCCCCAAGAGCAGCGGCTGGGCGAGGTGTACAGGCTGTCCCACCCTCCGTGGTTGTGTGCTCCCTCCGCTTGGGACCTCCAGTCCAGCCCTATTTCAACGAGATTCACACGGAAAGGCACTTCAGGGCGCTTCCCACTTACAGACACCCACACCCCAACACACACCCTTCCTGCCTTCAGGAGACTttggacaggagcactgggTGTAGAATTCTACTGACCCGGCAGAAACACTGCACCCATGCCAGTCTTGGCACACATGCAGCAGGGTCAGGGAAGGCTTTTGAGGGGTCTGGAAAGGCTTTTGTTGCATCATGGAAAACAGGCCCTGTTTGTAAGAGGCACAAttcacagcagagctctccaaCGTGGAGTACAGAGAGCTCTCCTGAACCTGGGAAACCCCAGGGGAGCAGTGAGATGGGTCCTGGCATATCCCCACCAGCTCATGGCCTTGCCCTTGTAGCTAGCAAGTTGGTAGCTGGAAGTGGGAATGACAGGATCTTTTCCATTTGTTCCAGGGACTGATATTTGGCTTGATTACCAGGGTTTACAAGGCCGAGTCATGCTCTCAGCACAAGGGATcccagaggaggagagaggggaatAGTTTTGTCCCAGCCTAAGATTTCATAACTTCTTGGCAAAACGGCCCACCTGGCCCAGAGAAAGTCACATCTcactctgcaggctggggacatCCACTTACAACCCCTGTGTTACTTACAGTTACAGCCCCAGGGTTCCGCCTGCTTGGCCGAGAGAGCCTCAGGGAGCTTGGTGAGGATGGCCAGGACCCACTGAGGGCTGGAGGTGAAGGCTGGGGCTTGCCAGCTGGGAGATGCATCTCTGGTGGCTGCGACGTCAGGGAGGATGGGTCGCAGCAGGAGGTGTCACCAGAGACATCACCAGCCCCACCACATCTGGATTCTGGTGACCAGTGAGCGTGCATGCAGAGGAATGTGGGGCTAGACAGGGATGGGGGCAATGCCCAGAGTGTTTCTAATGAGAAAAAATGCAAGCACCTCAGGGCAGGACAGGCCACAGAACTATGCTTGGGCTAGAAGAGGAGCTTAGAGCTCTCAATGGTGGCAGGTGCTCAGAGAGGCTTTGGGGACATCCTGGGTGTTCCCAGccccctgctgcctcccagccaaACCTGATAAACTCCCTTCCATCCTCAAGGCCTTGACTTCAAGACTTCTGTTCtttctggctctgctggctgtccAGCTCAGACTGCAGCACTATGACCAGGCCAACATGGACACAGCCAAACggatagaagtgtgtgaggAATATCTGCATCATGAGATGACTTGGCTGATACAGGTGATAGAGGGGAAGAGGAGCACCATGGAAGTCCTAGTCctttctgcagtgcagcagcaggggctgttttAAGGTGCTGTATCAGCTCTGGTCCTGGTCACTGTGGGCTGCTGGCTGGACAGACGAAGGAAGCATGCCTCTGCCAGCTACAGGGAGAaggagagctccagcagcaaggAGGACGACAATGACCAAAAGAAGTTCAAAGATGCCCACAATGGTCTCAGATCTTTGTGATCACCACACCCATCACCAGTGGAAACATTCCAGCTAAGGCTGGGTGAGGCTGTGGGTAACATGATTTAGTTGAGTGTGCCCCTCGTCATTATGGCAGTGATCTTTAGAGATCCCTTCTGACCCCAGCTATTCGGTGATTCTAAAGAAGGACCTGCCCAGCTCTTGAAGCGTGGACCAGTGTGATAAAATCAAGACCAGTAATTTTATCATCTTCTAAGGTAATACTATGAAGTTCACCAAAAGGATGATCCTAGCCCAATCCACAAAGACGATAAACAGGGGAGACATCCTGCAAGAAAGGCATTGCATAACAGAACCCTGATAACaagtgggtttttaaaattttattttgctctgaaaGGCAATAAATCAACCCTGTCACCAACAACTGCTAAACCAATGCAATGAATTGTCCCCAAGAGTCCCTTTCTGCCTGTCACCCTGTCGTGGACCTTTCTTGCAGCAgaagtgctgcagtgctgctcccagatCCTCTGAGCAAGAGGAGCAGAGGCCACATGTCCTCCTGTACTGCACACTCCACTCTCCCAGGCAGCAAAGCCCCAAGCACTGCATATGGGGCAGGTACATACAAAATTGAGATGGTGCCACGTGGTCATGGCCATCCATGCTTCCCTCCAGCTGCCTTgtcctctgctgcctttgacAAGTCAGTTACATAGATTTGGGAATGGGAGATTTATGTGGCACTTAGCTTTAGGGGGCCTGACCTGTTTTGAAATCCCCCAGAGCTTTGCAAAATCCTCATGATTTGGCAACACAGTTTTTCTGGCCCTCTCCCCAGTGTCTTAAGCTGTAGATGCAGGGAGAGACTGAGGGGTGGCAGTAGTCTGTGCCTGGTTTTTCACAGCTTGACAAGTCTCATCAAAGTATCTCAGATGCTCTTTGTGTGGTCCTTCCACTCCACCATGTAGTTCATGGGCATTGAACTACATGATGAAATGAGGCACTGGAGAGATGAGAAAACTGGGGCAGAGAGCAAAGGTGAGAGGCCACTGAAAGTTCATGTGCTAGTATATCAGTGGGGTGGAAACCAACAGCAGGGCTGAAAATTCTCTGGGGAGGTCTTCAGTCTGCCAggccaaaataaagaaatccaAAGCTTGAAATTCCAtgggagaggtggagagagaggaagggaggagggcagagacAATTTGGTCCTCATTGTGAGGCTGTGACACCTGTGGGGAGACATGATCCCATGCCAGCAGATCCACAGAGCCCAGCATGCTCCCCTGGCCCACCTATTTCTCCGTGAGGCcacagggaaaggagacagGTGGAAGAATGGAGGAAATGCAAAGCTTTGCTGAACCATGACATAGCTCATGTCTTTCTCAGGCTGAGCATCACCTGGGAACAGCAGTCAGGATCTCACTGCCAAATCACAGGCtgtttaaaagaataaaaaggcCCTTGCAGTGAGGGGTAAACAGTTAAGTCAAGTGGACTGGTCCAAaccaggaggcagctgcagctaatggggaaaaaacagtgGGTGTGAAAGGGCTCTTTGTCCCAGCAGGAAGGCGAAGGATGCCCagaggctgggcactgggatgcACCCTGACCCGGGCACAGGGCAGGCTTGTTTGTAGTGCAGGCAAACAGAGAAAAGGTGCTTTTACATGCTGGTTCTTTTTGAAGCCAGACAACCCCCTGCCTGGAAGGTGCTTTGACTAAACAACAGAATGGCTCAGCTGATGCGCTGCAGAAGAGGAAGGCGGGCccaaggaggagctgcagcccttgcGCAGGAACAGCTCAGCAGTCCAAGACAACATGTACTGtcctcccctccagctcctccaggcccaGGGTGGGAGGCTGTGGCTCACAACAGACTTTGCAACCTTGGGAAGATGAACTAAAGATAAGCACCCCCTGCACAGGgag includes:
- the LOC103822889 gene encoding gamma-secretase subunit Aph-1b-like, producing MTLAVFFGCTFIAFGPAFGLFIFTIARDPLRIIILIAGAFFWLVSLLLSSLIWFIAVKASDPQDERLQKGLLIFGVMFSVLLQEAFRFLYYKLLRKAIEGLVALSEDGCSPISIQQMAYVAGVGFGLMSGAFSMINLLADALGPGTVGIHGDSQLYFLTSAFMTMVLIFLHTFWGILFFHGCEHRRWWEIAAVVIMHLTVSGLSFCNPLYVGSLVPSYLLMAAAAAWAYLLSGGSAQNLRRFLLCLRSGASPQPGS